Proteins encoded by one window of Arachis ipaensis cultivar K30076 chromosome B04, Araip1.1, whole genome shotgun sequence:
- the LOC107637150 gene encoding uncharacterized protein LOC107637150, whose product MRKSVFNRLCNDLVLNYGLKSTRGVSGEEMVATFLYMLGQGASYRMLEERFQHSGETIFRQFHHVLSCVKKLAKNIIRPIDPSFGDTPKYIMDNDRYWPYFKDCIGAIDGTHIAIHVHQDEQVNPTFKGFLGPYRHTRYHIPQFRLAPNFRSNNEKFNYCHSSLRTVIERTFGVCKARWKILQNMPLRAKFETHRDIIVAFFTLHNFIRMMDSDDISILQKFEDIVSLQANEDDDTTVRNGSTNSEINEWEEPIQEDVQAMEEIRDNIRDQLSDQIN is encoded by the exons ATGAGAAAATCAGTGTTTAACCGTTTATGCAATGATTTGGTTCTCAATTATGGCTTGAAATCCACACGAGGGGTTAGTGGAGAAGAGATGGTAGCAACATTTTTATACATGCTTGGGCAAGGAGCTTCTTATAGAATGTTAGAGGAGCGATTTCAGCATTCAGGTGAAACTATATTTCGTCAATTTCATCATGTTCTATCATGTGTGAAGAAATTGGCAAAAAATATTATTAGACCTATTGATCCTAGTTTTGGAGACACACCTAAATATATTATGGATAATGATAGATATTGGCCATATTTCAAAGATTGTATTGGAGCTATAGATGGTACGCATATAGCCATTCATGTTCACCAAGATGAGCAA GTAAATCCAACTTTTAAGGGATTCTTAGGACCTTATCGTCATACAAGGTATCATATTCCACAATTTAGACTAGCACCAAATTTTAGATCAAACAATGAAAAGTTCAACTATTGTCATTCAAGTTTAAGGACAGTAATTGAAAGGACTTTTGGAGTATGCAAAGCAAGATGGAAGATACTACAAAATATGCCATTAAGAGCCAAATTTGAAACCCACCGTGATATCATTGTTGCATTTTTCACTCTTCATAATTTTATAAGAATGATGGATTCTGATGACATAAGTATTTTGCAAAAGTTTGAAGATATTGTTTCGTTACAAGCCAATGAAGATGACGATACTACTGTAAGAAATGGATCAACAAATTCTGAAATTAATGAATGGGAAGAACCAATACAAGAAGATGTTCAGGCAATGGAAGAAATAAGAGACAATATAAGAGATCAATTATCGGATCAAATAAATTAG